The genomic interval ATTAGTTTCACACTAAAGTCATTTCATTCGTTCGGTTCGATAGTCTTCTTCTCCTAAATCAACCTGATTAATGGAATGCCATTAAAGGAGTAAGCGTACTTCTAGATCTTTCAACTATTCAACAAATGATGGCTCCCACCGCAAATAATTGTGCCCAAAGTTTAATCTTTCTTTAAACAAAAACCTAACACTGTTCGCCGAAGTGTATTCNNNNNNNNNNNNNNNNNNNNNNNNNNNNNNNNNNNNAAAAGgaagaaataaatgacaatCACCTTCTGGGGCTGGACAGGGATCAAGCCGGATCGACCCGATGGCTGGGGCAACTCACCGGACGGATTTCTTGTTGCCTCGACGCAATTCCATCAGTTTGCTTTGCTTCTGGCGATCTTTGGCCTTTTGACTCCGATCCTCTTGGTCCTTTTGTTCCAAGAAGCGGCGCACATTTTCAGAGAGCTTCTTCTCTTTGGGACTCTTCTTATTCACCGATACCTGAAACCCAAATTGAAACGTTCATGAGTTAAGGCCCAGATGTGCTTTTCATGGCNNNNNNNNNNNNNNNNNNNNNNNNNNNNNNNNNNNNGATCGCACTTACAGTTCACTTGTGCTAATGACGGTTGAGAGAGGGGGAGCCCTTTACTTAtcgttttctctttttcatcatcatctttttgcgtttcttctcctcttcctccattCGCATGTCTTCAAGGTCCTCTTGCATACCAATCCGGGCACTACGGGCCTCCTCCTTCATTACCTCCGAGAAACGATTATTCTCCATAGCCCGATCATCGAAGGGCTCCTCGTCCCGATAACGATTCCGGTCGTAGCCAAAGATGGCCCCAATCATAGAGGACACATCCATCTTGGAATCGGAATCATCGATGAAATCGTCCATTTCGCTATCCTCATCGTCTTCCTCGTCGGGCTCAccctcggattcggattcgatGCGATTGGGGCGTCCTCGCTCCAGTCGCTGTTGCAACTGGGATCGGGCGGGACGGATGGGTGAGGGTGACCGGGATCGGGGCTGAATCttgggccgtttggccggTGGAGGAGGAGCAATGGCTTTGGCCATCTTGGCTTCCACTTTCTTGGCTTTGAGCACGGCCGGATGAAATTCAGGACCCACGATTACGGGCTTCTTGGGCGGCTCAGGCGGAGGCGCGGGTTTGACACTTGTACTAggttttgatttggaatgggGAGATTCGGCACGTTTACCATTACTGGGTTGAGATTTGTTACTAGTGGCGGCGGTGGCGGGATTGGTGTTTTCGGAGGATCGAGGCAATTTTCCGATTTTCCGCAGGTAGCTATTCCGCTCTCGGAGATAAtcgtctttctctttcttggtcATGGGTCGACCAAATTCAGACTCTTTGACGGCCTTGGACTTGTCCACTTTGACGGGTTCTTTGCTCTTCTGCTTGGCCAGCTTCATGAGATCTTCGAACGAGGGTGGGGGCGGCACCTTGGCGGCCAAAGCGCGTCGTTTCCGGCTGGCCTCGGCCTCCGAGGAGCGCTTCTTTTTGGACGTATCCTCGTTGGGCTTAGGTATGAGGGCGGCAGTGCcgcaggaggaggaggaagaggaggaatggCGGTGACTGGTGG from Tigriopus californicus strain San Diego chromosome 5, Tcal_SD_v2.1, whole genome shotgun sequence carries:
- the LOC131880941 gene encoding protein SPT2 homolog — translated: MDFSQLLGLAKEKQGTKKAAITNFSTKVSVNKKSPKEKKLSENVRRFLEQKDQEDRSQKAKDRQKQSKLMELRRGNKKSVRAMNSMLQRTKSANKAVIAEARNSRDTADTLAGREQCDEDDYGYESSIAQKFYEKLVTKYEANPVDPMDKFTKTGNLKKSNKELGQTVERVKASLTHGEESRPARSSSARGPRATTSHRHSSSSSSSCGTAALIPKPNEDTSKKKRSSEAEASRKRRALAAKVPPPPSFEDLMKLAKQKSKEPVKVDKSKAVKESEFGRPMTKKEKDDYLRERNSYLRKIGKLPRSSENTNPATAATSNKSQPSNGKRAESPHSKSKPSTSVKPAPPPEPPKKPVIVGPEFHPAVLKAKKVEAKMAKAIAPPPPAKRPKIQPRSRSPSPIRPARSQLQQRLERGRPNRIESESEGEPDEEDDEDSEMDDFIDDSDSKMDVSSMIGAIFGYDRNRYRDEEPFDDRAMENNRFSEVMKEEARSARIGMQEDLEDMRMEEEEKKRKKMMMKKRKR